In Anguilla rostrata isolate EN2019 chromosome 1, ASM1855537v3, whole genome shotgun sequence, a genomic segment contains:
- the osr1 gene encoding protein odd-skipped-related 1, giving the protein MGSKTLAAPVPLHPSLQLANYGLLQASGGLQLPADHIPNIYSFSALHAVHLHQWTLGYPPVALPRCTFSKLPALMDGRLPLPALLPPFFPHIVQPGKQDSASSGGGGGTQGAKRSKPRFDFANLAVAATQEEPLKAEDLSSPPGPGPVLALGSLLDAAKLSPERKPSRGRLPSKTKKEFVCKFCGRHFTKSYNLLIHERTHTDERPYTCDICHKAFRRQDHLRDHRYIHSKEKPFKCQECGKGFCQSRTLAVHKTLHMQVKELKPSKIK; this is encoded by the exons ATGGGAAGCAAGACCCTGGCGGCGCCGGTGCCCCTGCACCCGTCCCTGCAGCTGGCCAACTACGGCCTCCTGCAGGCCTCCGGCGGGCTCCAGCTGCCCGCCGACCACATCCCCAACATCTACAGCTTCAGCGCCCTGCACGCCGTGCACCTGCACCAGTGGACGCTGGGGTACCCGCCCGTGGCCCTGCCCCGCTGCACCTTCTCCAAGCTCCCCGCGCTGATGGACGGGCGCCTGCCTCTGCCCGCCCTGCTGCCCCCCTTCTTCCCCCACATCGTCCAGCCCGGCAAGCAGGACTCCGCCTCCTCCGGCGGAGGCGGTGGGACGCAGGGGGCCAAGAGGAGCAAGCCCCGCTTCGACTTCGCCAACCTGGCGGTGGCGGCCACCCAGGAGGAGCCGCTGAAGGCGGAGGACCTGAGCTCGccgccggggccggggccggtgCTGGCGCTGGGCTCCCTGCTGGACGCGGCCAAGCTCTCCCCGGAGAGGAAGCCCAGCCGCGGGCGGCTGCCCTCCAAGACCAAGAAGGAGTTTGTCTGCAAGTTCTGCGGCCGCCACTTCACCAAGTCCTACAACCTGCTGATCCACGAGCGGACACACACGGACGAGAGACCGTACACCTGCGACATCTGCCACAAGGCCTTCCGGCGGCAGGACCACCTGAGGGACCACAG GTACATCCACTCCAAAGAAAAGCCTTTCAAGTGCCAGGAGTGCGGGAAGGGCTTTTGTCAGTCCCGGACGCTGGCGGTCCACAAAACGCTGCACATGCAGGTCAAGGAACTAAAACCGTCGAAGATAAagtga